Proteins co-encoded in one Medicago truncatula cultivar Jemalong A17 chromosome 8, MtrunA17r5.0-ANR, whole genome shotgun sequence genomic window:
- the LOC112417479 gene encoding probable CCR4-associated factor 1 homolog 9: protein MNQLKEKPIIIRQVWASNLEVEFALIRQVINQYPFISMDTEFPGVIYSPNVDRRLLKPSDHYRYLKVNVDALKLIQVGITLSDGNGNLPHFGTNNSYIWEFNFCDFDFERDLYNQDSIDMLCRQGIDFKRNLCHGVDSSRFAEFMLTSGLVFNKSVVWVTFHSAYDFGYLVKILTRRNLPNRLEDFLNILTILFGKNVYDMKHMMRFCNALYGGLERVATTLNVGRVAGKSHQAGSDSLLTWHAFKKMMDTYFMNNEAQKHAGVLFGLEIAT from the coding sequence ATGAACCAGCTGAAGGAAAAGCCAATCATCATCCGTCAAGTTTGGGCATCCAATTTAGAGGTTGAGTTTGCTCTCATCCGTCAAGTTATCAACCAATATCCTTTCATATCCATGGACACTGAATTTCCTGGTGTGATTTATTCACCCAACGTTGATCGCCGCCTTCTTAAACCCTCTGACCACTATCGTTACTTGAAGGTCAACGTTGATGCTCTTAAACTCATCCAAGTTGGTATCACCCTTTCTGATGGTAACGGTAACCTTCCTCATTTTGGTACAAATAACTCTTACATATGGGAATTTAACTTTTGTGATTTTGACTTCGAGCGTGACCTTTACAACCAAGATTCAATTGACATGCTCTGCCGCCAAGGGATTGACTTCAAGCGCAATTTATGTCATGGTGTTGATTCATCACGTTTTGCTGAATTCATGCTCACTTCTGGACTTGTCTTCAACAAATCAGTTGTTTGGGTCACATTTCACAGTGCTTATGATTTTGGGTATTTGGTCAAGATCTTGACTCGAAGGAATTTGCCGAACCGCTTAGAGGACTtcttaaatattttaacaatattgtttggaaaAAATGTTTACGATATGAAACATATGATGAGGTTTTGCAACGCTTTGTATGGTGGTCTCGAGCGAGTCGCTACAACACTTAAcgtgggtcgggttgctggaaAGTCTCATCAAGCTGGATCAGATAGTTTGTTGACGTGGCATgcatttaagaaaatgatggatacttattttatgaataatGAGGCTCAAAAACACGCTGGGGTACTATTTGGATTAGAAATTGCAACTTAA
- the LOC11435776 gene encoding RNA-binding NOB1-like protein: MEEPKASCWSSVVKKEAPPPQQQPPLLQTEQVLEDARNRHGISVAVVDANAVIEAGEKLHGIADKFVSVPEVMEEIRDPVSRHKLSFLPFDIQTMEPTPESINKVVKFARVTGDLQTLSDVDIKLIALTYTLEAQIHGTKHLRDSPPPVQTVNVKRLPEKDMPGWGLNVPNLEEWEALEQETEDNANSGSRILPLQDLSLNILPQDDQSEVGLVEHTGETLLEILEGDERGGSMRRKNYIPKKKVINIEGKMVADGIDASQGQVDDNGGDWMPAVSRSTHRRFLRRKARREHYDALSSNQDQQDMEENIDGSVCEDDKTSNLDVHQSDDEKHIENVVSKDDMIFAENNDGETISATLKQMTLEEGSLEVLNEEHKPSLSPEDSSANLAAKSCETDSVNDIVNHSDIASQSSEAADVSYADDASEQSWMLRSLSESTVACITGDFAMQNVLLQMGLRLLAPGGSQIHQLHRWILKCHACFTVTAEIGRIFCPKCGNGGTLRKVAVTVNENGLMMAARRPRVTLRGTKFSLPLPQGGRDAVTKNVILREDQLPQRVLHPKTRKKANKDDDFYMVDNVFSHHNSKGSPFQPPVRRALATFSGKRNPNDNHYSRPRK; encoded by the exons ATGGAAGAACCAAAAGCATCATGCTGGAGTAGTGTGGTGAAGAAGGAGGCACCACCACCTCAACAACAACCACCACTTTTGCAAACCGAACAGGTTTTGGAAGATGCTCGTAACCGTCATGGTATCTctgttgctgttgttgatgCCAATGCTGTTATTGAAGCTGGCGAAAAGCTTCATGGAATTGCTGATAAGTTTGTTTCTGTTCCCGAAGTTATGGAGGAAATTCGTGACCCTGTTTCTCGTCATAAGCTTTCTTTCCTTCCCTTTGATATCCAAACCATGGAACCAACCCCTGAGTCCATCAACAAAG TTGTCAAGTTTGCTAGGGTTACTGGTGATCTACAGACTCTATCAGATGTTGATATCAAGCTCATTGCCCTAACTTATACTTTGGAGGCCCAGATTCACGGAACAAAACATCTCAGGGACAGCCCACCTCCTGTGCAAACAGTAAATGTGAAGAGGTTGCCTGAAAAGGACATGCCGGGATGGGGTTTGAATGTGCCTAATTTGGAAGAGTGGGAGGCATTGGAACAGGAAACTGAGGACAATGCAAATTCCGGTTCAAGAATCCTTCCCCTGCAGGACTTGAGTTTGAACATTCTTCCTCAAGATGATCAATCTGAGGTTGGTTTGGTAGAGCATACTGGTGAAACTCTTTTGGAAATTCTGGAGGGTGATGAACGTGGCGGTTCAATGAGGCGAAAGAATTATATTCCTAAGAAAAAGGTGATAAACATTGAAGGGAAGATGGTTGCTGATGGAATTGATGCATCTCAAGGACAAGTTGATGACAATGGAGGTGATTGGATGCCTGCTGTCAGTCGTAGTACTCACAGGAGATTTCTAAGAAGAAAGGCTAGACGTGAGCACTATGATGCATTATCCAGTAATCAAGATCAACAAGATATGGAAGAAAACATTGATGGCAGTGTTTGTGAAGATGATAAGACTTCAAACCTGGATGTGCACCAAAGTGATGATGAGAAACATATTGAAAATGTTGTTTCCAAGGATGATATGATATTTGCAGAGAACAATGACGGTGAAACCATCTCTGCAACTCTGAAGCAGATGACTCTGGAAGAAGGTTCACTTGAAGTTCTTAATGAAGAGCACAAACCAAGTCTGTCCCCTGAAGATAGCAGTGCAAATTTGGCTGCTAAATCGTGTGAGACAGATTCAGTCAATGACATAGTGAATCACTCGGACATTGCAAGCCAGTCAAGTGAAGCTGCTGATGTTTCATATGCAGATGATGCCAGTGAGCAAAGTTGGATGCTTAGATCTTTGTCTGAATCTACTGTGGCCTGTATAACTGGTGACTTTGCAATGCAGAATGTTCTTCTCCAAATGGGTTTGCGCTTGCTGGCACCTGGAGGATCACAGATACACCAGCTGCACAG ATGGATACTCAAGTGTCATGCCTGCTTCACTGTTACTGCTGAAATTGGGAGGATTTTCTGTCCAAAATGCGGAAATGGCGGCACCTTGAGGAAGGTAGCTGTCACTGTTAATGAAAATGGATTAATGATGGCAGCCCGTCGACCTCGAGTTACATTACGTGGCACAAAG TTCTCATTGCCTTTACCTCAAGGTGGAAGGGATGCTGTCACAAAAAATGTTATTCTCCGTGAAGATCAACTGCCTCAAAGGGTACTTCATCCTAAAACAAGGAAGAAAGCCAACAAG GACGACGACTTCTATATGGTGGACAATGTCTTCAGCCACCATAATTCTAAGGGATCTCCTTTCCAGCCTCCCGTCAGGAGAGCATTAGCAACTTTCAGTGGGAAGAGAAATCCAAATGACAATCACTACTCACGCCCGCGTAAGTAG
- the LOC112417480 gene encoding probable CCR4-associated factor 1 homolog 11, translated as MNQLKEKPIIIRQVWASNLEVEFDLIRQVVNQYPFISMDTEFPGVIYSPKVDRCNLKPSDHYRYLKVNVDALKLIQVGITLSNGNGNLPHFGTNNRYIWEFNFCDFDFEHDLYNQDSIDMLCRQGIDFKRNFSHGVNSSRFAEFMLTSGLVFNKSVVWVTFHSAYDFGYLVKILTRRNLPNRLEDFLNILTILFGKNVYDMKHMMRFCNALYGGLERVASTLNVCRAVGKSHQAGSDSLLTWHAFKKMMDTHFLNNEAQKHAGVLFGLEIAT; from the coding sequence ATGAACCAGCTGAAGGAAAAGCCAATCATCATCCGTCAAGTTTGGGCATCCAATTTAGAGGTTGAATTTGATCTCATCCGTCAAGTTGTCAATCAATATCCTTTCATCTCCATGGATACCGAATTTCCCGGCGTAATTTATTCACCCAAAGTTGACCGCTGTAATCTTAAACCCTCTGACCACTATCGTTACTTGAAGGTCAATGTTGATGCTCTTAAACTCATCCAAGTTGGTATCACCCTATCTAATGGTAACGGCAACCTTCCTCATTTTGGTACAAATAACCGCTACATATGGGAGTTCAACTTTTGCGATTTTGATTTTGAGCATGACCTTTACAATCAAGACTCAATTGACATGCTCTGCCGCCAAGGGATTGACTTCAAGCGCAATTTCTCTCATGGTGTGAATTCGTCACGTTTTGCTGAATTCATGCTCACTTCTGGACTTGTCTTCAACAAATCAGTTGTTTGGGTCACGTTTCACAGCGCTTATGATTTTGGGTATTTAGTGAAGATCTTGACTCGAAGGAATCTGCCGAACCGTTTAGaggactttttaaatattttaacaatattatttggaaaaaatgtttatgatatgaAACACATGATGAGGTTCTGCAACGCTTTGTATGGTGGTCTCGAGCGAGTCGCTAGTACACTTAATGTGTGTCGAGCTGTTGGAAAGTCGCATCAAGCTGGATCAGATAGTTTGTTGACATGGCATgcatttaagaaaatgatgGATACTCATTTCTTGAATAATGAGGCTCAAAAACACGCTGGGGTACTATTTGGATTAGAAATTGCGACTTAG
- the LOC11412904 gene encoding actin-depolymerizing factor 7 encodes MANAASGMAVHDDCKLRFQELKSKRSYRFIVFKIEEQQVVVEKLGEPSDSYDDFMASFPADECRYAVYDFDFTTNENCQKSKIYFVAWSPDTSRVRMKMVYASSKDRFKRELDGIQVELQATDPSEMSLDIVKARAL; translated from the exons ATG GCAAATGCGGCGTCTGGAATGGCTGTGCATGATGATTGCAAACTGAGGTTTCAAGAGCTTAAATCAAAGAGGAGCTACCGGTTCATCGTGTTCAAAATAGAAGAACAACAAGTTGTGGTCGAAAAATTAGGCGAGCCCTCGGACAGTTATGATGATTTTATGGCTAGTTTTCCTGCAGATGAGTGTCGTTATGCTGTCTATGATTTTGATTTCACAACCAATGAGAACTGTCAGAAAAGCAAGATCTACTTTGTCGCTTG GTCGCCAGATACGTCAAGGGTGAGGATGAAGATGGTGTATGCAAGTTCCAAGGATAGATTCAAGAGAGAATTGGATGGCATTCAAGTTGAACTGCAAGCAACTGATCCAAGTGAGATGAGCTTGGACATTGTGAAAGCGAGAGCCCTCTAA
- the LOC11444153 gene encoding serine racemase, with translation MEEESQIPKGRYAADISSINEAHARIKSLILKTPVLSSTSLNAISGRQLYFKCESFQKGGAFKFRGACNAVFSLNDEDASKGVITHSSGNHAAALALAAKLRGIPAYIVIPKNAPTCKIENVKRYGGQVIWSEANMRSREETANKVWQETGAIFIHPYNDGRILSGQGTISLELLEQAPQLDTLVVPISGGGLISGVALAAKSINPAIRILAAEPKGADDAAQSKAAGRIITLPETNTIADGLRAFLGDFTWPVVRDLVDDIITVEDSEIVKAMQLCYEILKIVVEPSGAIGLAAVLSESFQKNPAWKDCKHIGIVVSGGNVDMAVLWDSLNK, from the exons ATGGAAGAGGAGAGTCAAATACCAAAGGGAAGATATGCTGCTGATATTTCATCCATAAATGAAGCACATGCCAGAATAAAATCATTGATTCTTAAGACCCCAGTTCTCTCCTCCACCTCTCTGAATGCCATATCAGGAAGGCAGCTTTACTTTAAGTGTGAAAGCTTCCAAAAGGG TGGAGCTTTTAAATTTAGAGGTGCATGCAATGCTGTTTTCTCTCTCAATGATGAAGATGCGTCTAAAGGGGTTATAACACACAGCAG TGGAAACCATGCTGCTGCATTGGCTCTGGCAGCAAAACTACGGGGGATCCCTGCATACATTGTTATTCCTAAAAATGCGCCAACATGTAAAATTGAGAATGTGAAGCGGTATGGTGGTCAGGTTATCTGGTCTGAGGCCAATATGCGATCAAGAGAGGAAACTGCGAATAAAGTGTGGCAAGAAACTGGTGCTATTTTTATACATCCTTATAATGATGGGCGCATACTGAG TGGCCAGGGTACCATATCCTTGGAGCTTCTGGAACAAGCCCCTCAACTAGATACACTTGTGGTACCAATAAGTG GAGGTGGTTTGATATCAGGAGTAGCATTGGCTGCCAAGTCTATCAACCCGGCCATTCGTATTTTGGCTGCTGAACCTAAAGGGGCCGATGACGCAGCACAATCTAAAGCAGCTGGAAGGATAATAACATTGCCCGAGACCAATACTATAGCTGACGGGCTACGAGCATTTCTTGGAGATTTCACATG GCCTGTCGTACGAGATCTTGTTGACGACATAATAACTGTGGAAGACAGTGAAATTGTTAAAGCCATGCAACTGTGTTATGAAATTCTTAAGATTGTTGTAGAACCAAGTGGAGCAATTGGCCTTGCAGCTGTTCTATCCGAATCTTTTCAGAAAAATCCTGCTTGGAAAGATTGCAAGCATATAGGAATAGTAGTGTCAGGTGGAAATGTTGATATGGCCGTGCTTTGGGATTCTCTGAACAAATGA
- the LOC11435777 gene encoding probable LRR receptor-like serine/threonine-protein kinase At1g63430: MKLCTSLLFMGLVSMLSFVASAMVVSNEVGALSTFKEAVYEDPHMVLSNWNTLDSDPCDWNGVSCTGTRDHVIKLNISGALLRGFLAPEIGKITYLQELILHGNNLIGTIPKELSALKSLKVLDLGKNQLSGPIPREIGNLTQIVKINLQSNGLTGRLPSELANLKYLQELRLDRNKLEGPVPAASTSNFPSNMHELYATNANSTGFCRSSLKVADFSYNFLVGSIPKCLEYLPRTSFQGNCLRVKDVKQRTKVQCAGASPAQGHPVVKPKHLSKAEHESKHEGGSKPAWLLALEIATGTMVGSLFLIGIFTAIQRFNNKSSIIIPWKKSSSEKEQISVYIDSEMLKNVTRYSRQELEVACEDFSNIIGSSPDSVVYKGTMKGGPEIAAISLCIKEENWTGHLELYFQREVADLARINHENTGKLLGYCRENSPFTRMLVFDYASNGTLYEHLHCYEEGFRLSWTRRMKIIIGIARGLKYLHNEIEPPFTISELNSNAIYLTEDFSPKLVDFESWKTILERSEKNSGSVSSQGDVPNSLQARHLDTEGNIYAFAVLLLEIISGRSPYCKDKGYLVDWARDFLELPEVMSYLVDPELKHFGSDELRVICEVITLCISPDSNGCPSMQELCSMLESRIDTSISVELKSSSLAWAELALSS; encoded by the exons atgaagttgtgTACTTCATTGTTGTTTATGGGTTTGGTTTCTATGCTTTCTTTTGTGGCCTCTGCTATGGTGGTATCAAATGAAG TTGGGGCGCTTTCAACCTTCAAAGAAGCTGTTTATGAAGATCCACATATGGTTTTGTCAAATTGGAATACTTTAGATTCAGATCCTTGTGACTGGAATGGAGTTTCATGCACCGGAACTCGAGATCATGTCATCAAGCT AAACATATCAGGGGCATTACTAAGAGGGTTTCTTGCTCCAGAAATCGGGAAAATAACCTACTTGCAAGAACT AATATTGCATGGCAACAATCTCATTGGAACAATACCGAAAGAATTGAGCGCATTAAAATCTCTTAAGGTGTTGGATTTGGGAAAGAATCAGTTATCTGGACCAATTCCTCGAGAGATTGGAAATTTGACACAAATTGTAAAAAT AAATCTGCAGTCCAATGGTTTGACTGGTAGATTGCCTTCAGAGCTTGCAAATTTGAAATATCTTCAAGAACTTCGGCTTGATAGGAATAAGCTTGAAGGGCCTGTTCCTGCTGCTAGCACttcaaattttccttcaaatatgCATGAATT GTATGCCACAAATGCGAATTCGACCGGATTCTGTCGTTCGTCGCTTAAAGTTGCAGATTTTTCTTATAACTTTTTGGTTGGTAGCATACCAAAATGCTTGGAGTATCTTCCAAG AACCAGCTTTCAAGGGAATTGCCTCCGTGTCAAAGATGTAAAACAGCGGACTAAAGTTCAATGTG CTGGAGCTTCACCTGCTCAAGGTCATCCAGTAGTGAAACCAAAACACCTGTCTAAAGCTGAACATGAATCAAAGCATGAAGGAGGTTCAAAACCTGCTTGGCTTTTGGCTCTAGAAATAGCAACCGGAACCATGGTTGGTTCTCTCTTTCTGATTGGTATTTTCACTGCTATCCAAAGGTTTAACAACAAATCATCCATCATTATTCCTTGGAAGAAATCCTCAAGTGAGAAAGAGCAAATCTCTGTATATATAG ATTCTGAGATGTTGAAAAATGTGACGAGGTATAGCAGACAAGAGCTTGAGGTGGCTTGTGAAGACTTCAGCAATATAATCGGATCTTCGCCAGATAGTGTGGTCTACAAAGGTACAATGAAAGGTGGACCTGAGATTGCTGCAATTTCTCTCTGCATCAAGGAAGAGAATTGGACTGGACACCTTGAACTTTATTTTCAGAGAGAG GTGGCAGACTTGGCAAGGATAAATCATGAGAATACAGGAAAGCTACTAGGCTATTGTAGAGAGAACAGTCCATTTACTAGGATGCTGGTTTTTGATTATGCATCAAATGGCACACTTTATGAGCACCTACATTGTT ATGAAGAAGGGTTCCGGTTATCTTGGACGCGGCGCATGAAAATTATCATAGGCATTGCGCGGGGACTTAAGTATTTGCACAATGAAATTGAACCTCCATTCACTATCTCAGAGTTGAATTCAAATGCTATATACCTTACAGAAGATTTTTCCCCCAAG TTGGTTGATTTTGAAAGTTGGAAGACGATTCTTGAAAGATCAGAAAAAAATTCTGGTTCTGTTAGCAGCCAAGGTGATGTTCCAAACTCCCTTCAAGCTCGCCATCTTGATACCGAAGGAAACATTTATGCTTTTGCAGTACTTCTACTTGAGATTATCAGTGGGAGATCTCCATACTGCAAGGACAAAGGTTACTTGGTGGATTGG GCCAGGGATTTTCTTGAATTGCCAGAAGTAATGTCATATTTAGTGGATCCTGAGTTGAAACATTTCGGATCTGATGAGCTCAGAGTAATATGTGAGGTGATAACACTTTGTATTAGTCCTGACTCCAATGGCTGTCCATCAATGCAAGAGTTGTGCAGCATGCTCGAAAGCAGAATCGACACATCGATAAGTGTGGAGCTCAAGTCATCATCTTTAGCTTGGGCTGAACTAGCACTTTCATCATAA